From one Paenibacillus sp. FSL K6-1330 genomic stretch:
- a CDS encoding ABC transporter substrate-binding protein produces the protein MFKSKIRVMLSTLVLCSIVISACSGNGNTVNNGGSAGETAAGTDKPQTEASAPTTREVDTINGEIEIPAAPERIVVDAYLPTLLLLGEKPVGATATDLENVHIQDMIEGIENTGESAPEKIVELNPDLIISANSDPELYEKLSKIAPTVILPYETYRGVHEEVEGLGAILGKEKEAKEWLAGFDEKIDALRTKVSGVLEEGETFSIFGAFGKTFYLYGDGIYRGGLAIYKELQLTPPATIQKELIDANVTYKEVSMEVLKDYAGDYIFFDESNGAEMDKKDKVWTSIEAVKQDRVFYLDAKRFWPFDPIAVLAQAEEVTEMIVSQKEKENAK, from the coding sequence ATGTTCAAGTCTAAAATACGTGTCATGCTCTCCACGCTCGTCTTATGCTCGATCGTTATTTCGGCATGCAGCGGGAATGGGAATACCGTGAATAATGGCGGCTCTGCCGGTGAAACAGCTGCGGGCACGGACAAGCCCCAGACTGAGGCCTCAGCGCCCACGACTAGAGAGGTGGATACGATTAACGGAGAAATCGAAATTCCGGCCGCTCCCGAGCGAATTGTAGTTGATGCCTACCTGCCAACTCTGCTGTTGCTCGGAGAAAAGCCGGTCGGCGCGACAGCGACGGATCTCGAGAACGTCCATATTCAAGACATGATTGAGGGCATAGAGAACACGGGGGAAAGCGCTCCGGAAAAGATTGTGGAATTGAACCCAGACCTGATTATCAGCGCTAACTCGGACCCGGAATTATACGAGAAATTGTCCAAAATCGCACCGACGGTCATTCTCCCTTATGAAACCTATCGAGGCGTGCACGAAGAAGTGGAGGGACTCGGTGCTATACTGGGCAAAGAAAAAGAAGCAAAAGAATGGCTCGCCGGTTTCGATGAAAAAATAGATGCGCTGCGCACAAAAGTGAGCGGTGTGTTGGAAGAGGGAGAGACGTTCTCGATCTTTGGCGCATTCGGTAAAACCTTCTATCTCTACGGAGATGGCATTTATCGAGGAGGCTTGGCGATCTACAAGGAGCTCCAGCTAACGCCTCCGGCAACGATCCAAAAAGAATTGATTGATGCTAACGTGACTTACAAAGAGGTTTCCATGGAAGTACTCAAAGATTATGCAGGCGATTATATCTTCTTTGATGAGTCTAACGGCGCCGAGATGGATAAGAAGGACAAGGTGTGGACTTCGATTGAAGCGGTGAAGCAGGATCGCGTGTTTTATCTCGATGCCAAACGATTTTGGCCGTTTGATCCGATTGCTGTCCTAGCTCAGGCGGAGGAAGTGACGGAAATGATCGTCAGCCAAAAAGAGAAGGAAAACGCGAAATAA
- a CDS encoding IS1182 family transposase (programmed frameshift): MLRSNREKQQAYEFVSIEELVPQDHLLRKVDKYIDFSFIDEKVRPLYCADNGRPAIDPVVLFKMIFLGYFYGIRSERQLERDIQTNLAYRWFLGLGLTDKVPDHSTISWNRRTRFKDTEIFQEVFDEIVLQAIQHRMVGGRVLVSDSTHVKANANKHKYTKEQVLQNTRDYVGELNAAVEADRKAHGKKPLKPREDVMEEKEVKVSTTDPDSGYMIRDGKPEGFFYLDHRTVDLKYNMITDVHVTAGNVHDSIPYLSRLDRQQQRFGFKVEAVALDSGYLTSPICKGLQSRNIFAVIAHRRFHPTQGLFPKWKFTYEAERNLYICPAEHELQYKTTNREGYRQYASDPQHCKRCPLLNECTRSRNHRKVVTRHVWEDSKEWVRGNRLSRSGKYLYRKRKETIERSFADAKELHGFRYCRLRGLQNVREQALMTAAVQNMKKMAIHLDRLENRG, from the exons ATGTTGCGTTCGAACCGAGAAAAACAGCAGGCTTACGAGTTCGTTTCGATTGAAGAATTGGTTCCTCAAGATCATCTGCTCCGTAAAGTGGACAAGTATATCGATTTCTCTTTCATCGACGAAAAGGTCCGTCCGCTTTACTGTGCTGATAATGGGAGACCAGCCATCGACCCTGTCGTGTTATTTAAGATGATTTTCCTCGGTTATTTTTACGGCATCCGTTCCGAACGTCAACTCGAACGTGATATTCAGACCAACCTCGCCTATCGCTGGTTTTTGGGGTTAGGTCTGACCGACAAAGTGCCGGACCATTCTACGATTAGCTGGAATCGTCGCACTCGTTTTAAAGATACGGAGATTTTTCAAGAGGTCTTTGATGAGATTGTGCTGCAAGCCATTCAGCACCGTATGGTAGGTGGACGCGTCCTGGTTTCCGATTCGACCCATGTCAAAGCGAATGCGAATAAGCATAAGTACACAAAGGAACAGGTTTTACAAAACACCCGTGATTATGTAGGTGAACTTAATGCCGCCGTAGAGGCCGACCGGAAGGCACATGGAAAAAAGC CGCTAAAGCCTAGAGAGGACGTGATGGAGGAAAAGGAAGTCAAAGTGAGCACGACAGATCCGGACAGCGGTTATATGATCCGCGATGGGAAACCGGAAGGATTTTTCTACTTAGACCACCGTACCGTAGACCTGAAATACAATATGATTACGGATGTACATGTCACTGCGGGAAATGTCCATGATTCTATACCCTATTTGTCCCGTTTGGATCGTCAACAACAACGATTTGGTTTTAAAGTAGAAGCTGTTGCTCTGGATTCCGGGTACTTGACTTCACCTATCTGCAAAGGGCTGCAAAGCCGAAACATATTTGCTGTTATTGCTCACCGAAGATTCCATCCGACTCAAGGTTTATTCCCAAAATGGAAGTTCACGTATGAAGCAGAGCGTAACCTTTATATCTGCCCGGCAGAGCACGAACTGCAATACAAGACGACCAACCGCGAGGGATACCGGCAGTACGCTTCAGATCCTCAGCACTGCAAGAGGTGTCCGTTATTAAACGAATGCACGCGGTCTCGCAACCACCGAAAGGTGGTAACCCGTCACGTCTGGGAGGACAGCAAAGAATGGGTGCGAGGCAACCGGTTGAGTCGATCCGGGAAATATCTCTACCGAAAACGAAAAGAAACGATTGAGCGAAGCTTCGCGGACGCAAAAGAGCTCCATGGGTTTCGCTATTGCCGTTTGCGCGGGTTGCAGAACGTCAGGGAGCAGGCCCTGATGACAGCAGCCGTACAGAATATGAAGAAGATGGCGATCCACCTGGATCGCCTGGAAAACAGGGGGTAA
- a CDS encoding iron ABC transporter permease, translated as MSSNTSNPSLTDSKTHVKLKGRPWAATLILTGGVAALVLGIALSISLGAAEIDLRNVWEAVFFFNPDVTEHQIIQELRLPRVLGGAMVGACFAVSGAIMQGMTRNPLADSGLLGLNAGAGFAIALCFSFFPGLPYMYLILFSFLGAGLGAVLVYGVSSMAKGGLTPVRLVLAGAALSALLSALSEGIALYFQVGQDMAFWYAGGTAGIKWIHLKIMLPWIVAAILGAIALSRSITMLSLGDEIARGLGQRTGLVKLAGTVIVLVLAGAAVSVVGAVGFVGLMIPHVTRKLVGVDYRLIIPCSAVLGSLLVVIADLAARMVNPPYETPVGAIIALIGVPFFLYLARKERREL; from the coding sequence ATGTCATCAAACACGTCCAATCCAAGTCTTACAGATTCCAAGACCCACGTTAAACTCAAGGGGCGGCCATGGGCTGCGACCCTGATTCTTACCGGAGGCGTGGCAGCGCTGGTGCTTGGCATAGCTCTATCGATATCGCTCGGAGCGGCCGAGATTGATCTGCGAAATGTATGGGAGGCGGTGTTTTTCTTTAATCCCGATGTGACGGAGCATCAGATCATACAGGAACTGCGCTTGCCGAGAGTCCTCGGTGGAGCGATGGTGGGTGCCTGCTTTGCGGTATCGGGCGCGATCATGCAGGGAATGACTCGGAATCCGCTCGCTGATTCAGGTTTGCTCGGATTAAATGCGGGAGCGGGTTTTGCCATTGCCCTCTGTTTTTCGTTTTTTCCAGGGCTGCCTTATATGTACCTGATTCTGTTCTCATTCCTTGGGGCAGGATTAGGTGCGGTCCTCGTGTATGGTGTCAGTTCCATGGCAAAAGGCGGTCTGACACCGGTACGTCTTGTTCTAGCGGGTGCTGCGCTTAGTGCTCTGTTAAGTGCGCTTAGCGAAGGTATCGCATTGTATTTTCAGGTCGGACAGGACATGGCGTTCTGGTATGCCGGCGGGACGGCGGGGATTAAGTGGATCCATCTGAAGATTATGCTGCCGTGGATCGTCGCTGCTATATTGGGAGCTATTGCATTGTCACGCTCCATTACCATGCTCAGCCTCGGCGATGAGATCGCCCGCGGGCTCGGGCAGCGAACGGGACTTGTCAAGCTGGCCGGAACGGTGATCGTGCTGGTGCTGGCAGGGGCTGCCGTCTCGGTTGTCGGTGCGGTAGGCTTTGTCGGTCTCATGATTCCGCATGTCACGCGCAAGCTGGTCGGTGTGGATTATCGCCTCATCATTCCTTGCTCGGCTGTTCTTGGGAGCTTGCTGGTCGTCATTGCCGACTTAGCAGCAAGAATGGTGAACCCTCCTTACGAGACACCGGTGGGCGCGATCATCGCGTTGATCGGGGTGCCCTTCTTCCTCTACTTGGCACGCAAAGAAAGGAGGGAACTGTAA
- a CDS encoding voltage-gated chloride channel family protein → MIKKWFEGTEKWPYALLSGYFIKWIVLGSVVGLMTGSASAFFLYSLDYVTSLRMENPWLLFFLPLGGAVVSLLYYKFGKSSTKGNNLILEQIHGGTESVPLRMAPLVLIGTLITHLFGGSAGREGTAVQMGGSLSEWFGKLIRVTPADRKILLICGISGGFGSIFGTPLAGTLFGLEVLAIGLISHQALLPAFVASLVGNLIATSLWGVSHLHYPIGEIPALSFLVILKVIFASILFGLTSRLFSELTHSLKRWYSYFFRNPMIKSAVGGIIIIGLVYLLGTRDYLGLGLPLIEASFTDEVSPLAFLGKIIFTSLTLGAGFQGGEVTPLFAIGATLGNALSEWIGLYAPFLAALGFIAVFCGATNTPIACFIMGIELFGSDGAVYMFMACVISYLFSGHSGIYTSQQIGISKHLLLSFPLGTTLAGAKTLKKQKHKKTSE, encoded by the coding sequence ATGATTAAAAAATGGTTTGAAGGTACCGAAAAATGGCCATACGCCTTGTTGTCCGGTTACTTCATCAAATGGATCGTTCTGGGAAGTGTTGTTGGATTGATGACGGGCAGTGCTTCCGCCTTCTTTCTTTACAGTCTGGACTATGTAACCTCCCTTCGCATGGAGAACCCTTGGCTGCTGTTCTTCCTTCCCTTGGGAGGAGCCGTGGTCAGCCTCCTCTATTACAAGTTTGGCAAGAGCAGCACCAAGGGGAATAATCTCATCCTTGAACAAATCCATGGCGGTACGGAATCCGTTCCATTGCGAATGGCACCTTTAGTTCTAATCGGAACATTAATCACGCATCTGTTTGGGGGCTCTGCAGGACGTGAGGGTACTGCCGTTCAGATGGGAGGAAGTTTATCGGAGTGGTTCGGGAAGCTTATCCGCGTCACGCCGGCGGATCGAAAAATACTGCTGATCTGCGGAATTAGCGGCGGTTTCGGATCCATCTTCGGCACGCCGCTAGCGGGAACGCTATTTGGACTAGAAGTCCTTGCCATCGGACTGATCTCGCATCAAGCCCTATTACCTGCATTCGTAGCCAGCTTGGTCGGGAATCTGATCGCCACCTCCCTATGGGGCGTCAGCCATCTGCATTATCCGATCGGAGAAATTCCGGCTTTGAGTTTCCTGGTGATCCTAAAGGTGATTTTCGCCTCGATACTCTTTGGTCTGACAAGCCGACTATTCAGTGAGCTAACCCATTCCTTGAAGCGGTGGTACAGTTATTTCTTCCGCAATCCGATGATCAAAAGCGCTGTCGGCGGCATCATCATCATTGGGCTGGTTTATCTGCTTGGGACACGCGATTATTTGGGACTGGGTCTCCCCCTGATAGAAGCCTCCTTCACAGACGAGGTATCACCTCTCGCCTTTCTCGGCAAAATCATCTTTACCTCGCTGACGCTCGGGGCAGGGTTCCAAGGTGGAGAAGTAACCCCGCTGTTTGCCATCGGGGCAACGCTGGGTAACGCGTTATCGGAATGGATCGGATTATACGCCCCGTTCCTGGCTGCATTAGGATTTATTGCTGTCTTCTGCGGAGCAACGAACACCCCGATTGCTTGCTTTATTATGGGAATCGAACTGTTCGGCAGTGATGGCGCCGTGTATATGTTTATGGCCTGTGTGATCAGTTACCTGTTCTCCGGGCACTCCGGCATCTACACCTCCCAACAAATCGGCATATCCAAACACCTGCTCCTCTCGTTCCCGCTGGGCACCACGCTTGCGGGAGCGAAGACGTTAAAAAAACAGAAGCACAAAAAGACGTCCGAGTAA
- a CDS encoding ABC transporter ATP-binding protein: MSQTVIEVKNLSKAYKDATAVDNVSFTIEANKIYGLLGRNGAGKTTIMQMITAQLFPSQGEIRVFGEHPYENQKVIRQVCFIKEGQKYPDIFTVKDVMGIAANVYPNWDAAYANKLIEVFRLPMKRLVKRLSRGMLSSVGIIVGLASRAPITIFDEPYLGLDAVARELFYDHLIEDYTNHPRTIILSTHLIDEVSRLLEHIIVIDSGRILLDDATDDLRGRAFKIVGPSGTVESFIQGLEVIHRESFASMLSVTVMGSATTKLHKEAEELGLETTPVSLQQLIVYLTKHEKVGIQP; encoded by the coding sequence ATGAGCCAAACCGTGATCGAAGTCAAGAATTTGAGCAAGGCATACAAGGATGCGACGGCTGTCGATAATGTGAGCTTTACCATTGAGGCGAATAAGATCTATGGATTGCTGGGCAGGAACGGCGCGGGCAAAACGACCATCATGCAGATGATAACGGCGCAGCTGTTCCCAAGCCAAGGGGAGATTCGCGTATTCGGAGAGCATCCATACGAAAATCAGAAGGTGATCCGGCAGGTATGCTTCATTAAGGAAGGCCAGAAATATCCGGATATCTTTACGGTCAAGGACGTTATGGGAATTGCCGCTAACGTTTATCCGAATTGGGATGCGGCATATGCGAACAAACTGATCGAGGTATTCCGGCTGCCTATGAAACGACTCGTAAAGAGATTGTCCCGCGGCATGCTGTCGTCGGTCGGTATCATTGTCGGACTCGCCAGCCGCGCACCGATCACGATCTTTGATGAGCCTTACCTCGGACTCGACGCCGTGGCCAGAGAGCTGTTCTATGATCATCTGATCGAGGATTACACCAATCATCCGCGCACGATTATTCTGTCCACGCATTTGATTGATGAGGTTAGCAGATTGCTGGAGCATATTATCGTCATTGATTCCGGTCGAATTTTACTTGACGATGCTACGGATGACTTGCGGGGACGTGCGTTTAAGATCGTTGGTCCCTCCGGAACGGTTGAATCGTTTATCCAAGGGCTGGAAGTGATACATCGGGAGTCGTTCGCTTCCATGTTATCCGTCACGGTGATGGGAAGCGCGACAACGAAGTTGCATAAAGAGGCGGAGGAATTGGGCTTAGAAACAACCCCCGTTTCCCTTCAACAATTGATCGTATATTTAACTAAGCACGAAAAGGTGGGGATCCAACCATGA
- a CDS encoding GntR family transcriptional regulator, with product MAFQIDDSRPIFMQIADKIEDDIIEARLPEETQVPSTNQFAAFYQINPATAAKGVNLLVDQGILYKKRGIGMFVASGARELLMEKRKTEFYEQYVVAMVKEAAKLGITKDQLSEMIRRGEQD from the coding sequence ATGGCATTTCAGATTGATGACAGCAGACCGATATTCATGCAAATTGCCGACAAAATTGAAGACGACATCATCGAAGCCCGGCTGCCTGAGGAGACACAGGTTCCATCAACGAATCAGTTTGCAGCCTTTTACCAGATCAATCCGGCAACGGCTGCCAAAGGCGTAAATCTGCTGGTGGATCAAGGGATTTTGTACAAGAAACGGGGGATTGGCATGTTTGTAGCTTCAGGGGCTCGTGAATTGCTGATGGAAAAGCGCAAGACGGAGTTTTATGAACAGTACGTTGTCGCCATGGTTAAGGAAGCGGCCAAACTTGGGATTACCAAAGATCAATTATCGGAAATGATCCGCAGAGGGGAGCAAGACTGA
- a CDS encoding ABC transporter ATP-binding protein, whose product MLRRFFSYYKPYKRLFILDFCCAIFAALLELIFPVAVNRVIDDLLPSGNWKWILYACLGLLGIYVVSSFLHYVVTYWGHKLGINIETDMRKKLFDRVQKQSFRFFDNNKTGHLVSRMTNDLMDIGEIAHHGPEDLFIALMTLAGALGIMLGINWELAVMTFVIVPLMVYLSLYFSGKMSAAFKRMFSDIADYNARVENNVSGIRVVQAFSNEEHEMARFAENNNRFRVTKLIAYRIMAWNSSISFILMKFISLFVLVCGTWFVIEGRMTNGEFIAFVMLSNVFLGPIKQINAVIEMYPKGIAGFKRYLELLESEPDVADTPNAKPVHGLRGDIAFHGVSFGYENKDQVLQDVSLSISAGETVALVGPSGAGKTTLCSLLPRFYDTDAGRITIDGIDIRDMTLQSLRSHIGIVQQDVFLFDGSIRENIAYGRLDADDSDIMKAMSRAQLEELVASLPDGLDTLIGERGVKLSGGQKQRLSIARMFLKNPPILILDEATSALDAETEAAIQQALAELSEGRTTLIIAHRLATIKNADRIVVVADKGIAEQGIHEELLAAHGIYSRLHRAQFGA is encoded by the coding sequence ATGCTGCGTCGATTTTTTTCCTATTACAAGCCTTATAAAAGGCTGTTCATCCTGGATTTTTGCTGCGCTATCTTTGCGGCTTTACTTGAATTGATATTCCCGGTTGCCGTCAACCGCGTGATTGACGACTTGCTGCCGAGTGGTAACTGGAAGTGGATCTTATACGCTTGTTTGGGTCTTCTCGGCATTTATGTTGTCAGTTCCTTCTTGCATTACGTGGTCACCTATTGGGGGCATAAACTCGGCATCAACATTGAGACGGATATGCGCAAAAAGCTGTTTGATCGGGTTCAGAAGCAATCCTTCCGTTTTTTTGACAACAACAAGACGGGACATCTCGTCTCGCGGATGACAAACGACCTGATGGATATCGGGGAAATTGCCCACCACGGTCCGGAAGATCTGTTCATTGCCCTTATGACGCTTGCCGGAGCCTTGGGCATTATGCTCGGGATTAACTGGGAGCTTGCGGTGATGACGTTTGTGATAGTACCTCTGATGGTCTATTTATCACTCTATTTCAGTGGAAAAATGTCGGCTGCGTTCAAGCGCATGTTCTCCGATATCGCCGATTACAACGCAAGGGTGGAGAACAACGTCAGCGGTATCCGCGTGGTTCAAGCCTTCTCGAATGAGGAGCATGAAATGGCTCGTTTCGCCGAGAACAACAACCGTTTCCGCGTGACAAAGCTGATTGCCTACCGCATTATGGCGTGGAACTCTTCGATTAGCTTTATCCTGATGAAATTCATCTCCCTGTTCGTTTTGGTGTGCGGTACTTGGTTCGTGATCGAAGGCCGGATGACCAACGGGGAATTCATCGCTTTTGTCATGCTGTCCAACGTCTTCCTCGGCCCGATTAAACAGATTAATGCGGTCATTGAGATGTATCCGAAGGGAATCGCCGGCTTTAAGCGTTATTTGGAGCTGCTTGAGAGCGAACCGGACGTTGCGGATACGCCTAATGCAAAGCCGGTTCACGGTCTGCGGGGAGACATTGCCTTTCACGGGGTATCCTTCGGGTATGAGAACAAAGATCAAGTGCTGCAGGATGTCAGTTTGTCCATAAGTGCCGGTGAAACCGTTGCGCTTGTGGGGCCGTCCGGAGCGGGCAAAACAACGTTATGTTCATTGCTGCCGCGTTTCTATGATACAGACGCTGGCCGGATTACGATTGACGGGATCGATATCCGAGACATGACGCTGCAATCCCTTCGTTCCCATATTGGCATCGTGCAGCAGGATGTATTCCTGTTTGACGGCAGCATTCGCGAAAATATTGCCTATGGCCGACTTGACGCTGACGATAGCGATATTATGAAAGCCATGAGCCGTGCCCAGCTTGAGGAGCTGGTCGCTTCACTTCCGGATGGGCTGGACACCTTAATTGGCGAGAGAGGCGTCAAGCTGTCCGGCGGACAGAAGCAGCGCCTGTCGATAGCCCGTATGTTCCTCAAGAATCCGCCGATTCTTATTCTGGACGAAGCGACGTCCGCATTGGATGCGGAGACCGAAGCGGCGATTCAGCAGGCATTGGCCGAATTGTCGGAAGGTCGGACGACACTTATAATTGCACACCGGCTCGCTACCATCAAGAACGCAGATCGGATTGTGGTTGTTGCTGACAAAGGCATTGCCGAACAAGGCATCCACGAAGAACTGCTCGCGGCGCACGGCATATACAGCCGATTACATCGAGCCCAATTCGGGGCTTAA
- a CDS encoding dihydrofolate reductase family protein, producing MSQVIAEMSMSLDGYITGPNHSARLPLGKGGERLHEWIYELTSWRELHGLAGGEFNQDAELIAESNRRTGAVILGRTMFDHGHPFWGDTPPFHMPVFILTHEARPAEIKNGGTTYTFVTDGIERTLEHAKAAAGSKDVKIAGGANVIQQFIGAGLLDELLITLVPILLGNGQKLFEHIHSPNIEFVRTAVIESPNVTHLRFRLFHHTNA from the coding sequence ATGTCTCAAGTTATTGCTGAAATGTCGATGTCATTGGACGGATATATTACAGGCCCGAATCATAGCGCACGGCTGCCCCTAGGCAAGGGAGGTGAACGACTGCACGAATGGATCTATGAGCTCACCAGCTGGCGCGAACTGCATGGCCTGGCCGGGGGCGAGTTTAATCAAGACGCGGAGTTGATCGCCGAATCCAATCGCAGAACGGGCGCTGTCATCCTCGGCCGTACGATGTTCGATCACGGCCATCCATTTTGGGGAGATACCCCTCCATTTCATATGCCGGTGTTTATACTGACTCACGAAGCTCGCCCCGCAGAAATCAAGAATGGCGGCACGACTTATACCTTCGTTACGGATGGAATCGAACGCACATTGGAACATGCCAAAGCTGCGGCGGGGAGTAAAGACGTTAAAATTGCCGGAGGCGCCAACGTGATACAGCAATTTATCGGAGCAGGTCTGCTGGATGAGCTCCTGATCACGCTGGTACCGATCCTCCTCGGCAACGGTCAGAAATTGTTCGAACATATCCACTCGCCGAATATCGAATTTGTTCGGACCGCTGTCATCGAATCTCCGAATGTCACGCATCTGAGATTCCGACTGTTCCATCACACGAACGCATAA
- a CDS encoding IS1182 family transposase (programmed frameshift), which produces MLRSNREKQQAYEFVSIEELVPQDHLLRKVDKYIDFSFIDEKVRPLYCADNGRPAIDPVVLFKMIFLGYFYGIRSERQLEREIQTNLAYRWFLGLGLTDKVPDHSTISWNRRTRFKDTEIFQEVFDEIVLQAIQHRMVGGRVLVSDSTHVKANANKHKYTKEQVLQNTRDYVGELNAAVEADRKAHGKKPLKPREDVMEEKEVKVSTTDPDSGYMIRDGKPEGFFYLDHRTVDLKYNMITDVHVTAGNVHDSIPYLSRLDRQQQRFGFKVEAVALDSGYLTSPICKGLQSRNIFAVIAHRRFHPTQGLFPKWKFTYEAERNLYICPAEHELQYKTTNREGYRQYASDPQHCKRCPLLNECTRSRNHRKVVTRHVWEDSKEWVRGNRLSRSGKYLYRKRKETIERSFADAKELHGFRYCRLRGLQNVREQALMTAAVQNMKKMAIHLDRLENRG; this is translated from the exons ATGTTGCGTTCTAACCGAGAAAAACAGCAGGCTTACGAGTTTGTTTCGATTGAAGAATTGGTTCCTCAAGATCATCTGCTCCGTAAAGTGGACAAGTATATCGATTTCTCTTTCATCGACGAAAAGGTCCGTCCGCTTTACTGTGCTGATAACGGGCGACCAGCCATCGACCCTGTTGTGTTATTTAAGATGATTTTCCTCGGTTATTTTTACGGCATCCGTTCCGAACGTCAACTCGAACGTGAAATTCAGACCAACCTCGCCTATCGCTGGTTTTTGGGGTTAGGTCTGACCGACAAAGTGCCGGACCATTCTACGATTAGCTGGAATCGTCGCACTCGTTTTAAAGATACGGAGATTTTTCAAGAGGTCTTTGATGAGATTGTGCTGCAAGCCATTCAGCACCGTATGGTAGGTGGACGCGTCCTGGTTTCCGATTCGACCCATGTCAAAGCGAATGCGAATAAGCATAAGTACACAAAGGAACAGGTTTTACAAAACACCCGTGATTATGTAGGTGAACTTAATGCCGCCGTAGAGGCCGACCGGAAGGCACATGGAAAAAAGC CGCTAAAGCCTAGAGAGGACGTGATGGAGGAAAAGGAAGTCAAAGTGAGCACGACAGATCCGGACAGCGGTTATATGATCCGCGATGGGAAACCGGAAGGATTTTTCTACTTAGACCACCGTACCGTAGACCTGAAATACAATATGATTACGGATGTACATGTCACTGCGGGAAATGTCCATGATTCTATACCCTATTTGTCCCGTTTGGATCGTCAACAACAACGATTTGGTTTTAAAGTAGAAGCTGTTGCTCTGGATTCCGGGTACTTGACTTCACCTATCTGCAAAGGGCTGCAAAGCCGAAACATATTTGCTGTTATTGCTCACCGAAGATTCCATCCGACTCAAGGTTTATTCCCAAAATGGAAGTTCACGTATGAAGCAGAGCGTAACCTTTATATCTGCCCGGCAGAGCACGAACTGCAATACAAGACGACCAACCGCGAGGGATACCGGCAGTACGCTTCAGATCCTCAGCACTGCAAGAGGTGTCCGTTATTAAACGAATGCACGCGGTCTCGCAACCACCGAAAGGTGGTAACCCGTCACGTCTGGGAGGACAGCAAAGAATGGGTGCGAGGCAACCGGTTGAGTCGATCCGGGAAATATCTCTACCGAAAACGAAAAGAAACGATTGAGCGAAGCTTCGCGGACGCAAAAGAGCTCCACGGGTTTCGCTATTGTCGTTTGCGCGGGTTGCAGAACGTCAGGGAGCAAGCCCTGATGACAGCAGCCGTACAGAATATGAAGAAGATGGCGATCCACCTGGATCGCCTGGAAAACAGGGGGTAA
- a CDS encoding iron ABC transporter permease, with protein sequence METITNTMHGRKDKKRKIITLSVLAALIVLVFLISMNTGVIRLSPLEVIKTLFGSGTDKQELVLFEFRLPRIVISLLIGAGLAISGCVMQGISRNELADPGILGINAGAGLMVMLFISFFPSTTAAPVYLLPVLALIGASLTAALICVLAYKKNQGFKPTGLLLTGIAVAAGISAAMIVLTLRLSPEKYQFVATWLAGSIWGSSWKFVLALLPWILVLLPFVMYKAQVMNVLNLGEPMATGLGASVTREQLKLLAAAVGLAASCVAVSGGIGFVGLIAPHLSRRLVGAKHQMLLPVTALVGALLVITADTLGRWIIQPSEIPTGIVVAVIGAPYFLYLLSRSRA encoded by the coding sequence ATGGAGACCATCACAAACACCATGCATGGGCGAAAAGACAAGAAGCGCAAAATCATAACCCTGTCTGTGCTGGCTGCACTGATCGTTTTGGTATTTCTGATCAGTATGAACACGGGAGTCATTCGTTTATCGCCACTTGAGGTCATCAAAACCTTGTTTGGCAGCGGGACGGATAAGCAGGAGCTGGTGCTGTTCGAATTCCGCTTGCCGCGGATCGTCATCTCGCTGCTTATTGGGGCCGGGCTAGCGATATCGGGATGTGTGATGCAGGGAATATCCCGTAATGAGCTGGCGGATCCGGGAATCTTGGGGATTAATGCAGGAGCAGGCTTGATGGTGATGCTGTTCATTTCATTTTTTCCAAGCACGACGGCGGCCCCTGTCTATCTACTGCCGGTGCTTGCATTGATTGGGGCCAGCTTAACCGCTGCATTAATATGCGTGCTGGCCTATAAGAAAAATCAGGGTTTTAAGCCGACGGGGCTCCTGTTAACAGGGATTGCCGTTGCGGCGGGCATTAGTGCGGCTATGATCGTGCTAACGCTGCGCTTGAGTCCTGAAAAATATCAGTTTGTTGCCACTTGGCTAGCGGGCAGCATTTGGGGTTCCAGCTGGAAGTTTGTATTGGCATTGCTCCCATGGATCCTTGTGCTTCTGCCCTTCGTCATGTATAAAGCGCAGGTGATGAACGTGCTCAATCTTGGAGAACCGATGGCGACGGGACTCGGTGCTTCCGTCACAAGGGAGCAGCTGAAGCTGTTGGCAGCGGCGGTGGGCTTGGCAGCCTCATGCGTTGCGGTAAGCGGCGGAATTGGATTTGTCGGACTTATCGCGCCCCACCTGTCCAGACGGTTGGTCGGTGCGAAGCATCAGATGCTGCTGCCGGTAACGGCGCTGGTCGGTGCACTGCTGGTCATCACAGCCGATACTCTGGGACGTTGGATCATCCAACCATCTGAGATTCCGACGGGGATCGTGGTTGCGGTGATTGGTGCTCCCTATTTCCTGTACCTGTTATCCAGGTCGAGAGCGTAA